From Bacillus pumilus, one genomic window encodes:
- a CDS encoding MBL fold metallo-hydrolase, which produces MKLTVIGCYGGFPAAGEATSGYLFESDGFRLLVDCGSGVLSKLQQYIDIEELDAVLLSHYHHDHIADIGPLQYAKLVGYHLGKSSGPLPIYGHTGDQKVFGRLADDVHTKAEAYQPEEGIQIGPFQIDFLKTVHPAECYAMRIQAGDAVVVYTADSSYQDAFIPFSKDADLLIAESNFYAGQDGSSAGHMNSTEAGKLAKEANVGELIITHLPHFGRHKDLVNEAQALYTGNIQLAHSGLRWNKEGR; this is translated from the coding sequence ATGAAATTAACTGTCATTGGATGCTACGGAGGGTTTCCGGCCGCTGGTGAAGCGACGTCAGGGTACCTTTTTGAATCAGATGGCTTTCGTCTGCTTGTAGACTGCGGGAGCGGTGTTCTTTCCAAACTGCAGCAATACATTGATATAGAAGAACTAGATGCTGTTCTCCTTTCTCATTATCACCACGATCATATTGCGGATATCGGACCTCTCCAATATGCGAAGCTAGTGGGATATCATTTAGGAAAAAGCAGCGGTCCGCTTCCGATCTATGGACATACGGGTGATCAAAAAGTATTTGGGCGACTTGCGGATGATGTACATACTAAGGCAGAGGCTTATCAGCCAGAAGAGGGTATTCAAATTGGTCCATTTCAAATTGATTTTTTGAAAACGGTTCATCCGGCAGAATGCTATGCTATGAGAATTCAGGCAGGGGATGCTGTGGTGGTGTATACAGCAGACTCAAGTTATCAGGACGCATTTATCCCATTTAGCAAGGATGCAGATCTACTGATTGCTGAAAGCAATTTTTATGCTGGACAGGACGGATCGAGTGCAGGACATATGAACAGTACAGAGGCGGGCAAGCTTGCAAAGGAAGCAAATGTTGGGGAACTCATCATCACCCATCTGCCCCATTTTGGCCGTCATAAAGACCTAGTCAATGAAGCACAGGCGTTATATACTGGCAATATACAGCTTGCCCATTCAGGGCTTAGATGGAACAAGGAAGGAAGATAG
- a CDS encoding cation:dicarboxylate symporter family transporter: protein MKKLKFGLATQILIGLILGVVVGAIFFGNPGVETYLKPIGDFFLRLIKMIVIPIVVSSLILGVAGAGDGKKVGKLGFRTILYFEIITTFAIILGLALANFVQPGAGVDFGNTEKQDISQYVETEKEQSSKSVADTFLHIVPTNFFQSLAEGDLLAIIFFTVLFALGVSAIGERGKPVLAFFEGVSHAMFHVVNVVMKAAPFGVFALIGVTVSKFGLESLISLGKLVGLVYFALALFLIVVFGIIGKMIGVNIFRFLAYMKDEMLLAFSTSSSETVLPRVMDKMERIGCPKGIVSFVIPIGYTFNLDGSVLYQAIAALFLAQVYGIDLTIVQQLTLVLVLMVTSKGMAAVPGTSFVVLLATLGTIGVPAEGLAFIAGVDRIMDMARTVVNLTGNALAAVVMSKWEGQYDPEKGHRVMTGQEVPEPTQLSS from the coding sequence ATGAAAAAATTAAAATTTGGATTAGCTACACAAATCCTAATCGGTCTTATTCTCGGTGTCGTTGTTGGGGCAATCTTTTTCGGTAACCCAGGCGTTGAGACTTATTTAAAACCAATTGGAGACTTCTTCTTAAGACTCATTAAGATGATTGTTATACCAATTGTCGTATCTAGCTTAATTTTAGGTGTTGCAGGTGCCGGTGATGGTAAAAAAGTAGGGAAACTTGGTTTTAGGACTATTCTTTATTTTGAAATTATCACAACATTTGCGATTATTCTTGGTCTTGCGCTTGCAAACTTTGTTCAACCTGGTGCAGGCGTTGACTTTGGAAATACGGAAAAACAAGATATTAGCCAGTATGTTGAAACGGAAAAAGAGCAAAGCAGCAAATCAGTTGCTGATACGTTCCTTCATATCGTTCCAACGAACTTCTTCCAATCATTGGCGGAAGGTGATTTGCTTGCGATTATTTTCTTCACTGTGTTATTTGCTCTTGGCGTTTCAGCCATTGGTGAACGCGGCAAACCAGTGCTCGCCTTCTTCGAAGGTGTATCACACGCCATGTTCCATGTCGTCAATGTTGTGATGAAAGCTGCACCATTTGGTGTCTTCGCACTCATTGGTGTGACTGTATCAAAATTTGGTCTTGAATCTCTTATTTCATTAGGTAAGCTTGTAGGTCTTGTTTATTTTGCGCTCGCTCTCTTCCTTATCGTTGTATTCGGAATTATTGGAAAGATGATTGGCGTCAATATTTTCAGATTTCTTGCTTACATGAAAGACGAAATGCTTCTTGCCTTTAGTACATCCAGCTCTGAAACAGTTTTACCAAGAGTCATGGATAAAATGGAGCGCATTGGATGTCCGAAGGGAATTGTTTCTTTCGTTATCCCAATCGGTTATACGTTTAACCTAGACGGCTCCGTACTGTATCAAGCTATTGCTGCGCTTTTCCTTGCACAGGTATATGGCATTGACCTCACGATCGTCCAGCAGCTCACACTTGTTCTTGTACTGATGGTGACATCTAAAGGAATGGCTGCCGTTCCTGGCACTTCCTTTGTTGTATTACTCGCAACATTAGGAACGATCGGTGTACCTGCTGAAGGTCTTGCATTTATTGCAGGTGTGGATCGTATCATGGATATGGCGCGAACAGTTGTTAACTTAACAGGAAATGCACTTGCAGCTGTTGTGATGTCTAAATGGGAAGGACAATATGACCCTGAAAAAGGACATCGCGTGATGACTGGACAAGAAGTACCTGAACCGACACAGCTTTCAAGCTAA
- a CDS encoding lipoate--protein ligase, whose amino-acid sequence MLFIDNEQHYDPMINLAIEEYCLKYLDPDETYLLFYINQPSIIIGKNQNTIEEINTKYVEDNGIKVVRRLSGGGAVYHDKGNLNFSFITKDDGDSFHNFKKFTEPVIKALEKLGVKAELSGRNDIMADGRKISGNAQFATRGRIFSHGTLLFDSEIEHVVSALNVKKEKIESKGIKSIRSRVANISELMDQKMTTEEFRKILLSYIFDTNGDVPQYQLTEKDWEKIHEISRDRYQKWEWNYGRSPKFNLQHSKRFPAGSIDLRLEVKKGIIQDCKIFGDFFGVGDIADIEKRLIGEQYDRKTISGVLEDMDMRHYFGNVSKEDFLDLIY is encoded by the coding sequence ATGCTGTTTATCGATAACGAACAACATTATGATCCAATGATTAATTTGGCAATAGAAGAGTATTGCTTAAAATATTTAGATCCTGATGAAACGTATTTGCTGTTTTACATCAATCAGCCGTCGATTATTATTGGAAAGAACCAAAATACAATAGAAGAAATCAATACGAAGTATGTAGAAGACAACGGCATCAAAGTTGTCCGCCGCCTGTCTGGTGGTGGCGCAGTTTATCATGACAAAGGAAACTTAAACTTCAGCTTTATCACAAAAGACGATGGGGACAGCTTCCATAACTTCAAAAAGTTCACCGAGCCAGTCATCAAAGCGCTTGAAAAGCTTGGTGTCAAAGCGGAATTAAGCGGGAGAAATGACATCATGGCAGATGGGCGAAAAATTTCTGGAAATGCCCAGTTCGCTACAAGAGGACGTATTTTCAGCCATGGCACGCTGCTATTTGATTCAGAAATCGAACATGTCGTTTCGGCTTTAAATGTGAAAAAAGAAAAGATTGAATCAAAAGGCATTAAATCCATTAGAAGCAGGGTTGCCAATATTAGTGAATTGATGGATCAAAAGATGACAACAGAAGAATTTAGAAAAATTCTTCTAAGTTACATTTTCGATACGAATGGGGATGTCCCTCAATATCAGTTGACTGAGAAGGATTGGGAAAAGATTCACGAGATTTCTCGGGATCGATATCAAAAATGGGAATGGAACTACGGCCGTTCACCGAAATTTAATTTACAGCATTCTAAAAGATTCCCAGCCGGCTCCATTGATCTTCGATTAGAAGTGAAAAAAGGCATCATCCAAGACTGCAAAATCTTTGGTGATTTCTTTGGTGTAGGGGATATTGCTGATATTGAAAAAAGACTCATTGGGGAGCAATATGATCGCAAAACGATCAGCGGCGTATTAGAAGATATGGATATGCGCCACTACTTCGGCAACGTATCAAAAGAGGATTTTCTTGATTTGATTTATTAA
- a CDS encoding M48 family metallopeptidase, whose amino-acid sequence MRVRKWVALATVAYILYGLFIYSYLFLFGDSSVPESVKGTSADPHTFMTSHELAISENFSNIRNLLYFMTIPLDWYVFFLLLISGFSRKIADWSLAAARFTFLSKLVYVFVLSLLTMLISLPIKWIGYQLSLHYGVSAQSTASWFKDQILDFWIQYPLLALCAIVFFWLIQKRRKRWWLYAWCLTVPFTLFLFFIQPVVIDPLYNNFYPLKDQALENKILTLADKAHIPADHVYEVNMSEKTNTMNAYVTGIGENKRIVLWDTTLQKLKDREILFIMAHEMGHYVMKHVYIGLAGYLVLSLAGFFAIDRLYFYFYQKGAVPFRLRVSNDIAALPLLLIIVSMLSFAASPFTNAVSRHQERAADEYAVNLTKDGEAGVTSFQKLAKSGLSQVNPPLLVKVFRYGHPTMMERIMEMENAAEKEETSRKQ is encoded by the coding sequence GTGCGAGTACGTAAATGGGTAGCTCTTGCAACGGTAGCTTACATATTGTACGGTCTTTTTATTTATTCTTATTTGTTTCTATTTGGGGATTCATCGGTTCCTGAAAGTGTAAAAGGAACAAGTGCAGATCCGCATACCTTTATGACAAGCCATGAACTTGCCATCAGCGAGAATTTCTCGAACATACGTAATCTGCTGTATTTCATGACAATTCCATTAGATTGGTATGTTTTTTTTCTTCTGCTCATTTCAGGGTTTTCACGAAAAATAGCAGACTGGAGCCTGGCAGCAGCTCGTTTCACATTTTTAAGCAAACTTGTATATGTGTTTGTGCTGTCGCTTTTGACAATGCTGATTTCATTGCCCATTAAGTGGATTGGCTATCAGCTGTCTTTGCACTACGGAGTATCTGCTCAAAGTACGGCAAGCTGGTTTAAAGATCAAATACTGGATTTCTGGATTCAATATCCACTTCTTGCCCTATGTGCTATTGTATTCTTTTGGCTCATTCAAAAAAGAAGAAAGCGTTGGTGGCTGTATGCTTGGTGTTTGACAGTCCCCTTCACGCTATTTCTCTTCTTTATACAGCCGGTCGTCATTGATCCGTTATATAACAATTTTTATCCACTAAAGGATCAAGCTCTTGAGAACAAGATCTTAACGCTTGCAGACAAAGCACATATCCCGGCAGATCATGTATATGAGGTCAATATGTCTGAGAAAACGAATACAATGAATGCTTATGTCACAGGGATTGGTGAAAATAAGCGTATTGTGTTATGGGATACGACACTGCAAAAGCTGAAAGATCGCGAAATTTTATTTATTATGGCACATGAAATGGGACATTACGTCATGAAGCATGTCTATATAGGATTAGCAGGATATCTAGTGCTGTCACTTGCCGGATTTTTTGCGATCGACCGTCTCTATTTTTATTTTTATCAAAAGGGAGCAGTTCCATTTCGGCTGAGGGTGTCAAACGACATCGCTGCTCTTCCGCTTCTTCTCATTATCGTATCGATGCTGTCATTTGCAGCTTCACCTTTTACAAATGCAGTTTCAAGACATCAAGAACGAGCAGCTGACGAATATGCGGTAAACCTGACAAAAGACGGAGAGGCAGGGGTGACGTCTTTTCAAAAGCTTGCAAAATCAGGGCTGTCTCAGGTGAATCCACCGCTTTTAGTGAAGGTCTTCCGCTATGGACACCCAACCATGATGGAGAGAATCATGGAGATGGAAAATGCAGCGGAAAAAGAGGAAACGTCGAGGAAGCAATAA
- a CDS encoding fatty acid--CoA ligase family protein — protein MDLIKNLEQTAMTKGENIALIFEGNKWTYRELMTSIERFADGIVNEGFQAGDHIALILGNSPHFVISFFGALKAGLVVVPVNPTYTPSEIGYMLITGDVKGIVAPEQLLPVYEQVYEQLPSIERVIICAENESACRSSFKEVSDRLVFFGKLVSGHAKENVHPSIHQDDTAVILFTSGTTGKPKGAMLTHFNLYSNARDVAEYLSIDEKDKVIAALPMFHVFCLTVCMNAPLIHGATIYVMPHFSPSELLRMMEKEKPTLFVGVPTMYNYLYRQEGHEEAMSSVRICISGGASMPVALLHGFEKKFGVTVLEGYGLSEASPVTAFNPLDGKRKPGSVGTDIMNVKNKIVNELGEEVGPNEVGELTAKGPNIMKGYYQMPEDTEAALRGGWLYTGDLARRDEEGYIYIVDRKKDMILVGGYNVYPREVEEVLYQHEAVAEAVVIGVPDPNTGEAVVCYISPKKHAHIDQEDIITHCSRFLAKYKQPQTIHFIDDIPKNTTGKILRRALKEKYQAEESK, from the coding sequence ATGGATTTGATCAAAAATCTAGAGCAGACGGCGATGACGAAAGGAGAAAATATCGCATTGATCTTTGAAGGAAATAAGTGGACCTATCGAGAGCTGATGACAAGTATCGAGCGATTTGCAGATGGAATAGTCAACGAAGGGTTTCAAGCTGGGGATCATATCGCGCTTATTTTAGGAAATTCACCGCATTTTGTCATTTCTTTTTTTGGTGCCTTAAAGGCAGGACTTGTCGTAGTACCAGTCAATCCAACATACACACCTAGTGAAATTGGCTATATGCTGATTACAGGTGATGTAAAAGGGATTGTTGCCCCTGAACAGCTACTGCCAGTGTACGAGCAGGTGTACGAACAGCTTCCGTCTATTGAACGAGTGATTATTTGTGCAGAAAATGAATCTGCATGCAGATCAAGTTTTAAGGAAGTATCTGATCGTCTTGTCTTCTTTGGAAAGCTTGTGTCTGGTCATGCGAAAGAGAACGTGCATCCTTCTATTCATCAGGACGATACGGCAGTTATTCTATTTACATCTGGCACGACAGGAAAACCAAAGGGTGCGATGCTGACTCATTTCAACCTTTATTCAAATGCCAGAGACGTCGCTGAGTACCTATCCATTGATGAAAAGGACAAGGTCATTGCCGCTTTGCCGATGTTCCACGTATTTTGTTTAACGGTTTGTATGAATGCACCATTGATTCATGGCGCGACCATTTATGTCATGCCGCATTTCAGCCCATCGGAGCTTTTGCGTATGATGGAAAAAGAGAAGCCAACGTTATTTGTTGGTGTTCCGACTATGTATAACTATTTGTACCGCCAGGAAGGGCACGAGGAAGCGATGTCCTCAGTGAGGATTTGTATATCTGGCGGTGCCTCAATGCCTGTTGCCTTACTTCACGGTTTTGAGAAAAAATTTGGTGTCACGGTGCTGGAGGGCTACGGATTATCAGAGGCTTCCCCAGTAACTGCATTCAATCCTCTTGATGGAAAAAGAAAACCCGGTTCAGTTGGGACCGACATTATGAATGTGAAGAATAAGATCGTGAATGAACTGGGAGAAGAAGTCGGTCCAAATGAAGTCGGAGAGCTGACAGCAAAAGGACCAAACATTATGAAAGGCTACTATCAAATGCCAGAAGATACTGAAGCTGCACTAAGAGGCGGCTGGCTGTATACCGGTGATTTAGCGAGAAGAGATGAAGAAGGATACATTTATATTGTCGACCGGAAAAAGGATATGATTCTCGTTGGCGGGTATAATGTTTATCCAAGAGAAGTAGAAGAAGTGCTTTATCAACATGAAGCTGTAGCAGAAGCCGTCGTCATCGGTGTGCCAGATCCGAACACCGGAGAAGCTGTCGTCTGTTACATTTCCCCTAAGAAACATGCTCACATCGATCAAGAAGACATCATCACACATTGTTCACGCTTTTTAGCGAAATATAAGCAGCCCCAAACGATCCATTTCATAGATGATATTCCAAAGAACACAACAGGTAAAATTTTAAGAAGAGCACTAAAGGAAAAGTATCAAGCAGAGGAAAGTAAATAA
- the yhfH gene encoding protein YhfH: MLGKITEFFRNLPSKKCTKCGNDLMEQHECYGNECEECSQVSYLK, encoded by the coding sequence ATGCTAGGAAAAATCACTGAGTTTTTTAGAAATTTGCCCTCAAAGAAATGCACAAAATGTGGAAATGATTTAATGGAACAACACGAGTGTTACGGTAATGAATGTGAGGAATGCTCACAAGTAAGTTATCTTAAATAA